Sequence from the Nasonia vitripennis strain AsymCx chromosome 5, Nvit_psr_1.1, whole genome shotgun sequence genome:
TCCGTCGTCTCCCGGAGGCGTGGGTGGAGAGGGAGGAGGTTGCGCTTGCGCAGTACACGCCACCGCCACCCCTCTATTGATTTTGCAACAACATCCAGCGACGCgacggagggagagagaagtgcgcgagactgtgtgcgtgtgtaggAGGGTTGCGAGCAAATGCACATTCGCGagaagagacagagagagaaagagagagagagagagagagagagagagagagagagagagagagatggccGGTACGATGGGCATCGCGCGCGTGGCTCGATAAAACGCTGTTTTGACGGATTTATAGAGACGCGATTGTGCTTTCGGTGTGTTCATTTTGGCTACCTTTATGAGTCTGATCCTCGTCGCGACTTGAGTCGTAACACCGCGATTATTTTGTAAACATGTACAATTATACCCACAAAGCAGCGGTCACTTTCCCGAAATAATGTACATCAATTTCATCTTGAGGCACATCGAGGCTccttttctccctctctccctctgtctcGCCTGTCAAATCAGTATTCCAAATGATGAGTATCGCGTAAATGACTGCGGCCCGCATTTGCATCTGCGTCAGAGCCTGCCGGCGTTCGTTGCTCTCTCGCGTAAACTGGCAAATGACGCGCGCGTGACACTCATGCCAATAATAATTTCCGCGGGCTttcgcacgcgcgcggctctatAGCCCTACGTGTACGCGTAACAACACCGCAGCGCCTCGCTGGAAATTAAAACATAATTCGAGGcttgattaatttttgtactcgcgcgcacgcagGCCGATAtggtaattaaaattttaacgctGGAACAACAACAGATTCGCGGCCGGGCTTTTTTGGCGAATCGAgattttatctgtaatttatTACCGATTGTCCCACTTCGCTTTCATAAAACAAGTAGAAGATGACTCGTTCGTCGCATCGACAACCCCTTGAAACTCTCGAATCGCCAAAATTGGCCAATAGAGAAAATAGCCCCCGGTGCGCTCCGCACTATCCAACTAAAAAAAAGTTCAACAATCCTCTCCCACATTTTCTTAAAACTCTGCGCTGCAGCAGACCCTCGAAGCCTACACTACCAGCACCATCACGCAGAGCCACGTACGCTTACTCGAAagggcgcgagagagagaaatctcGGCTCTGCAGAGCCACTCGGTGGTCCCCAACTAGTTCAAGTACCCGGTGTACTGCGTCCGCCCTTGCGCGCCGAAGAAGTACTTGAGAGCATTTGCGGTGGATTTGGCGGTATATACTCTCGCCGGGGAGCTCCACTTTGCTCTCTCCTCCCTTTTCGCTCGCTCCTCCGCTCTGTGCGCGCCGACCGATATAGGCCGCTCTATAAGCATGGGGTAGTTCTGGCTCTCGCACTCGAGAGGCCCCATATGATACCCCGTGATAATCCCCGTAGCTGCTGCAGTGGCCGAGGGAACAAGAGTTGAGAGTATGTTCGTAGGGCGAGTTAAGGGCCGAGGCGGACGCTGCTGTTCGTTCGCTCGTAGGCTAAAGAGTTCGAGATGCCGGCTTTCGCGGCGACTCTCGCTCGTTGTTCGAAGGGACGAAATCCGTCCTGGATTTAAAGAAAAACTAACCGCGAGGAAATTTATTAATTCCACCGCCGACAAAACTCACATGCACGAGGAAGCTAGAAAAAAAGAGTACAGCAGCCTCTAGCCGCAGCAGAGAAAAGGATAGAGAGCGCAGGCTCGCATTAGAGGCAGGGGgtgctctttctctttctctctcttgttgAGTGGATCGCCGCTGCGCTTGATTTTCCTTCCCTGcggtttagcagattttttcgctcgcgcgcatatatCCGCAAGCTCTCggcatctctctttctctctcagcgTGACGCCGCACCCTCTGTCTGTCTGTCGGTTTTTTGCGCAACTTACGACCCTCGAGAGGCAGTAGTTTCTAGCCTCTACTCCGAAGCTCTCTCCTCTCGAGTTCTGTGCGCGATAGGAATCGAAAATCGCGCAGTCGAGCGCGTCTCGTATATACTtttacatacacacacacatgatttttttaacgagCGCCAGCTTCTCTCTCCTGCCCTTTCACGCTCCATTTTACGAACGTTAGAAAAACGCGTGGCGGCCTCTCTAAGCTCCCGGAAACACAGCGAGATGTAATAACAACGTTGCGGCAGCGCGGCGagccgaaaataaaaaatctcatcCGCGAGGCAGCGCCGGCGGCTGAAGCCAAAGGAGAGATAAGGACGCGTCGCGAATCCGCGATAATGACGGCGGCTGCAGACTCGCAGTGCGGCGCATTGTTTGTCGCTCCGCGCATAAAATATTCGCCTCGACATCTGTTCCGCGAGCTGACGCTGAGCCGGCTCGGGCGCAAGTCATGCGTGTGCAGCGCTGCGTGCAGAATATAAGAGATCCTACTCGTTTCAAACGAGCGAGTTGCGGAGAGGGGGGGAGGATCGGGTTAATATTGCGAAAAGGACTATCGGCGACTTTTCGATTCTTCACTGCAGCGAGCGAAGCTCGTGTCTGTACTGTCCGAGTTCGCTACGGCAATATGCGCGAGATTGAAGGTCTAGAGCAGCAGGCGTCGCTCATAACATGTAAAACACCGGGATTAAGGGATAATAACGAGCGAGTGTGTTGTCTCCACACATGCGGCGCAGCATCGGAGACACGGCGATGTGTGCATGAATAATAACGACGAAAAGCGAGCCCTTCGCTTCGCCGAACGGACGGTCAtgcgagagagcaagagagtgGGAAAGTTCGGCGGGGAGCCCCCCGCTGCTTTAATATCGCTTTATTAAGCCACTCGCCGAGGAGCCGGAAAATTCagcgaagcgcgcgcgagtattaGCGGCTATAGACGCGCGGCGACGTGTTGCTCCAGGTGCTTGCGTAAGAAGCGCGCTATATGCAGCCGCGTCTGTTATCCTTGCGAGTGTTTTATTTACGTAAGGCCTTGTTAATAAATCTCGCGAAGCGCGCGGACAATTATCCACGGATCGAGAAAAacagaatttgaatttcagaTCGAAGTGCGCTACTTCCAACGGCACTGGAGTTTCATAAAAGAGCAAGGACACGCGGGATGTGCGTTTGATTCGAGCATCATCACTCAACTCGAGTGTGAACTCGCGGCGGCGATATGAATATTCACCCCGAAAAAGCGCGATGGTCGAGTCGCGAACCGATTTCAGCCGTATGCGTTGCGGCTCTCGAGAGAACGCGCATGATTTTGCATAAATTTCCGGCAGAAGAGTCCTTTTGCCACGCGCGTGATCCTCTTGAGGTAATAGTCGATCGGCATATGTTTGAAATTACTTGAGATGCCAAACGTCGACAGCCAGGTTTGAGGTGACTCAAGTTTTTGTGAAAATCGAACGAATCAAATAACGTGCACAACAAAGACTTGAAAAAAGGTAATCCTCCCCATAATTGACACCCGGCCAACCCGAATCATcggcaaaaaagaaaactggGCTTCAGACGGAGAGAAAGGAGAAGAGAACATAAGGTTGCGTGCGTACGCGTGTTTTGACGTACGGCGCCCCGCCCACGCCACGTTCGCACGCAACTCGACCGAGCGCgagcacacacgcgcacgaAAACTCGCTATTAAGTGTATTAGCGTCCGTTTAATGCCCGGACCCATCATCTCTagtctcccccccccccctctctctctctctctcgaagggGGAGGATCTCATTTCGACACGTGCGCCATGTAAGAGTTGATCCCGTGGGGCTACTTTAAATTTCGCGCCGgcacgaggacgacgacgattaTTACTGTTTGCGCTGCAAAGGCCGATTGAATAATTGCCGGCTTCGAGATTTTATTGACGGGGAGGTTCGCTTTGCCGATTGTCCGCGACGATAAGCGATTTTCGGGGAAAGTGTCACAACACTGCCTCCCACGAGCTCTCAAATTATACGTTACTGGGCGTCGATCGGCCGTATTAAAATATTCCGAAATTAAAGCTCGTCGAAAGAGGAGACGGAAAAAGGAGGCACGCGAGCAAACTCGATACAGCCGCGCACGAGCCAGAGAAGTAGTGCTGCAGCAATACGGAGGGAGAAGAAGCGCGCATTGTTCGGTGTCGATGCGCTGTCAATTATCGTGACGGGCCAGGGctcgtaaaaaaaagaacgccgaCGCCGCCGACAATCGAGCTTTTCGAGACTATACACGCGCTCTCGCGTAATTCGGATGCGCAAGCGCGTATGAGATTTCGCTGCTCTGCAGCCAAGAGATTGTTAACTTGACGGAAACGTCATACACCGACTTTTGTAACCTCGTACCGGCAGCTACAGAGGTGTTTCGCCGAGGCGACGATTTCGATGTTTATTGGCGTTCGATTGGCGAGGAATGTGTTTAGCTCGACGAGGATATATTTTGCCGCGATATAATTGCGTTCTTTGATTGCGGAAATTGCCTTGTTGAATTCGAATAATCCGAGCAGCGAAACATTCGCAACGAAGCGATCGTGTACTCTAACAAAGCAATTTCGCTCGTGTGTATGAATAAAAGCGTTACATCCCGGAATATATAGCACCGATATTCAATTTATCGAAATTACGTTTGAGCGATATTAATTTACTcgaatattttatcaatttatcgACTCGCTAATTGGCAGTTCGTTACAATAAACTCGAAATCCGATATCGCGATACATTCCTGCGCGAGTACACgtcaaagtttaaaaaatcaccGAGCACGCAGAAAAAGGTAGTAACTCGTAAATTTTACCTGATCAAACACGGCGGAACGGGCGTAGCAAAACAAGCACCGGAACAAAGCTCCccttccaaaaaaaaaaaacagcagcagcatcggaaGGAAAAATTTGTCCCTTTAACgaacttttttcctctctcggtCTCTCGCACTCCGCAGGATGTCAGGTCAATTAATAGAAGCTATTTATAAGGACAAACCGGGGAATCTCAGAATCCGCTAGCGCGCGCCTCGGGGGCAATAAATCTCGCGTCGCGCTTCCCTCTGTCGTGCGCGCGgagccagctctctctctctctctctctctctctctctctctctctctctctctctctctctctctctctctcttgctgtATTGTAGCTATTACCGAGCCATGCATCACTACGTAACAACACGAGCTCACGCACGCCGCACGCGTATTGCGAAATCTGTTACGGCGATTCATTacgcgagggaaaaaaatggaggaggagaaggaatAAAATTTATCTCGGCTGCCGCTGCGCTACCAGTTTCGATTCGCGCGTTACACCGTGCGCAGACTCATTacttcactctctctctctctctctctctctctctctctctctctctctctctctctctctctctctctctctctctctctctctctatcactACAGAGCCGTGCTTTGTGCCGCGAGAGGCTTCGGTCGTTTTTGGTTCGGTATGTTGCCGCTGAATGGGACGAGCGCGCGTGTGGTCTCCGGCGAGAGGATTCGAAAATTGGATCGATTCTGCGTTTgggaaaaaattatgattggatacaTCGGCTTGCAATCATTTATAGCGAGCGAACGACGTTTATCAATTTAAAGCGGCGGGATTTCAACGAGAGCTAATAGTTCCCAAACACGACAGCTTTCGCAGCTGATACGGCAGAAGCCAACGTAACGCGTTGTGCACATGGACCACCCAGGTGTAGGCACAGCGCGCGCACGACCGCTCGTTAACGGCGATGAGAAACGAGTCTGCGTGCGAGAGTGGAAGCGCAGCGGCAGAGGGGGTTCCCGAAAGCGtgcttgaaaattttttatcgatttcCAATGGCAAAATGGCCAGTTCGGCTGCGgcactctttctctccctcgcgtACTGCCTGCGCTACTGCGATAGTTGATTTGGCCGCTATGCAGTCCGGCGATACTCGGCGAACGAAATTTCCCTCGAATAATCATACACGAATTCCGAAAGATTCGTCGAAACCTCTCCTGCATCCAGCCGCGAAGCATCGGACAAAAAGTTCGCGTGCCACGCGGCAGTCGATCACGTATACGCTGATATATCCTCCCCCTGCGCATCAACGCACAGCTATTCACACACATGCGTCTCTCCACGTTGTCGGCGCGTTCATCCGTCGAttcgattaaataaaaataacgaggCAATCGCTGCAGCCGAAAATTCCCCaaggagctgctgctgtgcaGAGCGCGGGAGCGCTAACCCGTGAACATAATGAAGAGGGTGTCGGGGCCTTTTATTGTTTCGCGCGCTTTCGAGAGCTCCGCGCCGCGTCTGGAGTGCGTAtacgtgcgcgagcgcgaaattaCGGTGACGAACGAGCTTATTAACGCCGATGGCGCGGCTTTTTGTTCGCGAGTTGCATTTGATGCTTTTTTGAGTGTATTATATCGGAGAGGATCGCGCGAGGGAGGATCTCGATTGTCTTCTTTCGCGCCGAGAAGGGGTTATCGCGTTCGATGGATAATTCGCTGTTGTTCGCTTGCCAGTGTTCGAATCGACAGACGCGACTCGTTGTATCTACGCCTGGTTAATTTTGTATCCTGCACATTTCGCGGGCAACTTTTCCGAGAATCGCGCGTGTACACGGAGCTTTGGAAAATCCTCGCAAAACAAATTTGCCCAGTGGCAGGAGCGGCTCTAAAAGCTCCAAAGTTTTTAAGGTCAACAACGCAGCGCAGTGTGTACGGAATATCAATGCCGAACAAAACAGGAGCATTACACGCGCACGAGAGGATGGGACGAGTCTCGAGTCTGCTGCTATCGTCAAAGTTCAGTCGCGACGGGGAGAAGGTACCCTCGTGAGCGTCGCAGACCCTCGAAAATTTCCAAGACCCACACGTCGCGGACAAAGACAGttaggatagagagagaagagagagagagagagagacgagagagagagagagagagagagagagagagagagagagagagagagagagagagagagagagagagagatgagagagagagagagagagagagagagagagagagagagagagagagagagagagagagagagagagagagagagagagagaggaaaggcCGAGAAAATCCGCTATGGCGAGGGTCGCTCCAAAATGACGGCGAAAATAATCGCATCCGAAGGGGCTTTTATTGTTGCGGATCGAGTGCGGATAAGTGGGAAGCGCGcaagttgtttaaaaattgAGGATGCAGATTgatcgtgcgcgcgcggggagcCGCACAGTGTTTCGAGAGGATGATTGCGCGTAattttcttcttattcttttttaatattccgGAGAGAGGCAGAGACATCTGTGCTCCGTTGCCTTGTCTTTGGCAACTTCATCGAGGCGTTTAAAAGTTGCGCGAACCAAAGTATTTTGCAACTACAGAGCAGAAGCAACGTACATGTTCGAGTTAACGTAAATATCAAAACAAACCGGCGGCAGCGAGACAGAGTTTAACAGCGAGAGGACAGCATCATCCCTCTCTCGCTGGGAACTatagcagcaacagcagcagctcgccGGGCGCTATAGTAACAACACGGGGAAACATAGGGAAATCAATATGGCTTCCGttggcctctctctctctccctctcctccCTTCTGTCTCTCTTGCTCAGCCGGAGCAGGAGCAGCAACCCCCGAGCTCGGCGTCGgcaacctctctctctctctctctctctctctctctctctctctctctctctctctctctctctctctctctctctcgctcgctcgcggacGGGTGAACCCATTATGAGGGGGTGTTACTCCGGGCCAATCCCCGCGACCAGCCCAgcgagagggagcgagaggCCGCTGCCGCAAGGGCGCATGTGCGTTGCTAGGGCTGCTCCGCTCCactcgtgagagagagagagaggacgcgCGATTCTAGCCGAGAATCGCTAAATTTTCCGTCTCTGTTTTTTGGGGAGCTGAATTTTCGAGAGGCTGATAATGACGAGAGAGTGTGCATGCGTGTGCCGGCACGttgtgggagagagagatacgctttcgagggaaaaaaagacCGAGCCACACGCGTTCGCGCGAGCACGAGGGGATCATGCGTACGCTGAATGGTAATAGAGGGAGGTGTGCCGCGATGAGTATCGGATTCcctttttttctgcttttcgGAGGGTTGTCTGGTGGGAGTCTGATACGTGTTTTATGTACGAAAAcgcaaaaagagagaaataaaatcgAGGAACTTGTTTGCATTTACTCTAGAGAGTTcagtaaaaagaaaatgacGATTTCATTGTTTTTGATTAGAGAGAGAACCCACAATTGTTGCAAACAAATTCGGGCTTCCAATTTGGAGTTTTCTGCTGTTCGAATTTTCGCTACGCCATCTGCGTCATTGATCCCGAAACTTGCCGACGTTTAGCTCTCTACCTTACCAGAACAACGCACTGTCGATAAGGTACCAGCAGTAGAGCGCCGTTACCGACTGCTGCCGGGCGATGTGACCGCGCTTCACTTATTCTTATATAGATGGTGCGAGCATCATGCACGATTCGCAAcaataattattgttcaaataaataattttagatGTTCGAAAATTGCCATCATCGCATAAAGCATGCAGTCACCTAAAATTACAGTGAATTCCGAAACATCATGGGGGTTAAACATTCAAATACACCTGTTGGATATGCATGCTTACACGCGCGGcacacgtgtgtgcgtgtgtacatACTAAATCGTATCGATACTGCTTGCCGTTGTTGTTGGTTTATTTGATCGTCGTTGGAATAGTTCAAATCTACAGAAGCCAAGGCAGTCAACGGCGAGTCGCAGTACGCGTAACATCGGGAAAGGGAAACAAGATCTACCGTCCTTTACACAAACACAAGCCCGCTCAAGTTGCAGTCTTTTGCTCGGTTATATACAAAGTCGTGAGTATACGCAACTTGATTTCTTTTAGTTGCTGCATGTTTTCCAGATAGTATATTTAGCTTTGTTTAACGTAGAGTATAGTTGAGTATTGCGTGAATTTAAATTTCGAGGGGACGATTTTAGCGTATTAATGCGACCGCGTCAAATAAAATAGCGAATACTTATTCACAGAAGCAGAAACATGAGCGCCTTGACACTAGTGCTACAACAGCTTCCAGGCGTCGACGCCGATGAGTTCCGAAACCTGCGGTCGTATTACGCTTGCGGCAAGTCATATCGGGAAGCGCTCAATGGTAAGAGAAGGACAAGATCATCTCTAAGCACCAGCTCCACCAAATCGAGCAGCGGCGTCAGCAGTCCGTCCGATGAGGATATCGATAAGCCATCGGCGACAACGACGTCGAAATCGCTCACCAGCTCTAGCAAATCGGACAGCGGCGTCAGCAGTCCGTCCGACGAGGAGGTCGCGGAGTCGTCGACGACAACGTCGGAAATTCACATCGACGACGAAAAGGAGGCACCACTAAAGGTAAGTCAGAAAAAGAGGCTTCTAATGAGAGGATTCGCGATGTAAACAATGGTCTCAACGATGTCGCGTGCTTTGTTTTTGATACATTCGCTGCTGGCATTAAGGACGGCATGTAAGCTATCGAATTCAAATCGAATTGTCAATCAAACgttattcaatatttttcgaaACTTCTTCAATTGATATTGATGATGTCATGAACAATTTCAGGTGAAGATCACGAAAGAAATTGACAAGCCAAAAGAGACGTGTACGAATAACCTTCGAATCATGTACAGAGGACGAGATATTTTGAATCTTGAGAGAAATGCACAACCATACAAGTGGCAACTAACATCGCCATTGTTCggattttatcaaaaattttcgATCTACAAGAATTTTTCTCGTCACCAAAACTTCGAGTCCTTTGAGGGGTACAAAATGGTAAGGTACTAAACATCAAATGTTTTCTTCTACTTTCTTCTATTTTCGAGTGAAAAAACTTACTTTCTTTCGTATTTTCAGCACGCATGCGGTATCTGCGACTTCTATGAACCGGTGTCCGATGAACAATAATAAACTTCGGAAATGCGACTCTGCGCGTTCGACTATCTGTGATACTCAAGTTTAAGCGGCGGCCGGCTCAACGAGAGGATGattttacttatattataGACGACAAGCTGGAAAGTGACTAGGCTGACTAATTATCTCTCGCGTCGGTTATGGGCTGCGCAGGTTTTCTTTATTTGTTTCGTCATTGTTCTCTGCGACAACATACGAGAAACCAGTTTTACGCCAGTGGagtcaattttaaaattatgttttataGCTATCAGTTTTCCACTGGTAAATCACTTTGAAACGGATTATATGAAAATAGACGACGACGTCCGGTATAGTACACGTTAGCTGTCGAGAAACGGTTTCTCGAAATCACGGAAGCTACCTTTTAGATAATCGTGTAACTAATTGagtaatatttgtaaatatataagCAGGTATATTTAACTTGTATGTTTGTATCCGAATATTACTTTCAATGAATGTAAGTTTACTCAAGCTATGAAACGTTTGATTCTaagtaaattttacttataataCTACAGCAAAATGAAGACGTCTATAATCAGGTACGTGTCAAACCGTCTTGAcatttttttatcgtattttagacaatgaaaaatcaattttcgcTTACAAACTTGAACTAAAATTTAGACTTAAGACGAGGATACTTTCTATGAAAGTGCCATATCATCAGGTTAAATCAGTGTAAGCTTTACTGCGTGAAACGTAAATCTATGTACACACGATGCTAATGCTCATGAAATGTAACTTTTAATGTTCTAAATCGTTTAACATCTTTCGTATTTATAACAAGCAGAATCTGCAGTACGAtcgagttgaaaaaatattttttgattaatgATACTAAAATGTTGAAGTAAAACGATTAATGCATCATAGCTTGGTTCTAAGTAGGTATAATTTCGATTGAGATATTTATTTGACTATTGCATATAATGCAAATATGCCAGTAATAAGTGAACTATGCATGTATCTTTTAAATATGCAGAAATAAGActgatgtaaaaaaataaatgattgctTACAATGCGTATACTGAGcggttttattattaaaaatgtaactCACCTTTTGTAGAAATCGAGTCGATGACAACTTTGCCGTGTATGTGATAGGTGACTATTATTTCAAAGGACGTGAGATTCGTGTGCGTTTATCACCTGAAAGAAAATTTACAATGTCAGTTCCTTGAGTAAATCCTATTGAGCATTTAattgcaaaaatttattttattttcaaaattgcaaAAGAGGTGGTCATAGTCGCTACTACATCCATCGGGGTGTTTAATCCCGAATTCCAGCCAGTCCCGCCATTCGCTTCCACCGCGAGTCCCACGGTCGTATAAGTCAGGGAATCAGGGGCAACTGCGTCTTTGGCGGACCGAGGCACTCGACTCCCGTTCCGTCACTGCGCGCCGCGTTTCATTCACATCATTAGTGAGTTCGCATCTTTATTTGAATCTCCCGCGCCGGGAGCAGGGTTCACCACTCCGCCACCCCCGAGCCGAACCGCGCGGTCGAACTTCTCTATTGTTTCAATCTTCATTGCGCAGGCTTGAATCGTTGCCGATTTGAGCGCCACGGCTTACCCGGTAACAGGCGTCCCCGGGGTTGGGCGGCACCGGCCCTACCGCCCGAGCTATAAGTACACGAGGGTACAATCGTCAAGAGTTTGTGGTATAAATACACACCATCGAAGGTAGGAGCGACGTACAAGACAGTCGCAGCATAGTGACGAGCGCGCATAGATAGGAACAGAGAGAAGAACATCCTCGGGACGGTATCCGCCTCTATGCAGTCAGCCACCAACCACCATCCCTCCTTTCCTCCCAGCGGTTCTCATGGTGCGGCATCAGCGACAGCAGTCTCTGGCTAGAACGGCATGAGAAGCATCGGACCACCTCGGTAGAAAGCCGGCCGAGCTCTCTTATATACGAAAGTTCAACTACTCTTGCCGCTTGCGAGAAACGCGTGCGCCCATTGCAAACGACATTTACGGGGCTAGATGTGGTGCTCACGAGTCGAAAAAATTTCAACCGATaacaatgaaaattatttggaTTTTGGTTACTTGTTTCGTCGGCCTGATGTCTcgattgtttaaataaaagttaatATACTTCGAATCGCTAGTGAAAATAGGAAATCAGCCGCCTAGTGGCGGAGGAACGAACTGTACAGCAGCCCTACAGCCGTAAAAGTCGATAAAGCGGGGTGGTTGCAGTAGTGGCGGAGCCGCGCAGTGTACGACCGCACTGCGCCAGATGACGCTAGGAGTGCTTTGCTGGCGGTTATGTTTATGCAGGAAGCGTCGTgtcgtttgaaatttttacacgaatttttattttctaatatttgtTCTTGTCATCAAAGCAATACCGAGCATCATTGTTTGgtgatgaaaatatttcatgcaCTACTATTACTCTCTAAATGGAAAATTAACTGATATTATGTTATACCTGTAGCGCAACGGTTTTTCGATAATAAGTCTCGCGTGATCTTACAAGTTAATGTGAAAGAATAATTGCAAAGTTTAATCGatgcaaaattaataaagtttTCACCGTTTcacaaaatataatttgcaAACATAAACAATTATAACATCTCTATGCGGTATGTTTATAAATACCATCGAGCAAGCGCAAATAACAACTAAacaaca
This genomic interval carries:
- the LOC116417573 gene encoding uncharacterized protein LOC116417573 isoform X1, which encodes MSALTLVLQQLPGVDADEFRNLRSYYACGKSYREALNGKRRTRSSLSTSSTKSSSGVSSPSDEDIDKPSATTTSKSLTSSSKSDSGVSSPSDEEVAESSTTTSEIHIDDEKEAPLKVKITKEIDKPKETCTNNLRIMYRGRDILNLERNAQPYKWQLTSPLFGFYQKFSIYKNFSRHQNFESFEGYKMVSTHAVSATSMNRCPMNNNKLRKCDSARSTICDTQV
- the LOC116417573 gene encoding uncharacterized protein LOC116417573 isoform X2, with amino-acid sequence MSALTLVLQQLPGVDADEFRNLRSYYACGKSYREALNGKRRTRSSLSTSSTKSSSGVSSPSDEDIDKPSATTTSKSLTSSSKSDSGVSSPSDEEVAESSTTTSEIHIDDEKEAPLKVKITKEIDKPKETCTNNLRIMYRGRDILNLERNAQPYKWQLTSPLFGFYQKFSIYKNFSRHQNFESFEGYKMHACGICDFYEPVSDEQ